One genomic segment of Coffea arabica cultivar ET-39 chromosome 6e, Coffea Arabica ET-39 HiFi, whole genome shotgun sequence includes these proteins:
- the LOC140009922 gene encoding protein FAR1-RELATED SEQUENCE 5-like produces MDCSKLAEDGTLELGIEYNGEEDAYKFYNKYTSKMDFSVRKDYLNKDKDGVTMSRRYSCCKKGVKRKYEGDMMPKRARAPTKTGCGAKMVIVLFRRTMKYRVHDLVLEHNHELHIETGSRPCVVV; encoded by the coding sequence ATGGATTGCAGCAAATTGGCAGAAGATGGGACCCTTGAGTTAGGAATAGAGTACAACGGTGAAGAGGATGCGTACAAGTTTTACAATAAATATACCTCTAAAATGGATTTTAGTGTACGCAAAGACTATTTAAATAAAGACAAAGACGGCGTGACCATGTCTAGGAGATATAGTTGCTGCAAGAAAGGTGTGAAGCGCAAGTACGAAGGTGATATGATGCCAAAGAGGGCACGAGCGCCGACGAAAACAGGGTGTGGAGCTAAAATGGTTATCGTGTTGTTTAGAAGGACAATGAAGTACCGTGTGCATGACCTTGTCTTAGAGCATAACCATGAGTTGCACATTGAAACTGGATCACGACCTTGTGTAGTTGTTTAA